In Cyclopterus lumpus isolate fCycLum1 chromosome 17, fCycLum1.pri, whole genome shotgun sequence, a genomic segment contains:
- the dsc2l gene encoding desmocollin 2 like has translation MANVLILHICSVLLLSRVESCSIPSSLYVVVPNTLPPGSHVTTVKVAHCDTGPTRLSSSDPSFMVSSNGVIETATPVSVAAEGRTFSVWARDDSGPESEMVVHLVHSVAYKRKKVQELYLRRSKRRWSPPPFNILENLEGPYPKRIEMIVSDSQAVHRVFYTASGPGVDEPPLEVFSLNKTGMLFVHKKVDREKYPKFTLTVRVFDIRTGLETDIPLPITIEVDDMNDNAPTFKDPLQYIVLEQSAAGTVVGKVNATDRDQPGSLHVKLRYSLKTGMDLFAINPATGVITTVTNTLDREVKDKHMVIVEIRDMEGAVNGLFNTGTATITVGDINDNAPTFSKQSYAANVKENENGELILRIPVDDKDLKPTPNWISKFVITKGNENGLFRIETDPKTNEGLLYVAKPLDYEQNPNVNLEITAQNAADLTGTSANWLTVPVAIAVQNVDEGPAFSAPTVRFGVKENTPNGTLIGSYIALDPETKSSSGIKYYKILDPGSWINVDKNNGELRVANTIDRESPLVHDGLYNITMRAVDASSKTGTGTVIIVVEDVNDNLPMIPTSELVVCEKEGELGSVVVVAEDNDQTPFASPFSFSLPSDPDGRWSVTSLNGTAATLQQMKELPTGKHMVDLDVKDLQGFGKTQTATVRICSCRNGACLVNPNSKSLGPMALLAMLLPLFLLLLLGLLLALFCSTKKEHHEFVDVGDSGGILLKSNIESPGEEVDSSLITVPTTRAESVVKGSVKGFAAANPGWVTSNGSGTMGTKSIHENGMYNDVATSDMDHLYSGQFNQYGAQSFGGNYMGTADNRQLNQDTTLLHNWQTNGRYLHQKLGYFGTEEDGRFADDVSHAYGYEGVGSAAGSVGCCSDIGDDDHLDFLNALGPKFKTLGEVCRKT, from the exons CTCCTGTCCCGTGTGGAGTCGTGTTCGATCCCGAGCTCCCTCTACGTCGTTGTGCCGAACACACTTCCACCTGGATCCCATGTCACTACAG TTAAAGTCGCCCACTGCGACACCGGACCCACGCGCCTGTCTTCGAGCGACCCGAGTTTCATGGTATCGAGCAACGGGGTGATAGAAACCGCAACGCCCGTGTCGGTGGCGGCGGAAGGGCGGACATTTTCTGTGTGGGCTCGGGACGACAGCGGACCGGAAAGTGAGATGGTCGTCCACCTTGTTCACAGCGTAGCgtacaaaagaaagaag GTGCAGGAACTCTATCTGAGACGCTCCAAGAGACGTTGGAGTCCCCCACCCTTCAACATATTGGAGAACTTGGAGGGACCTTATCCAAAAAGAATTGAAATG ATCGTATCGGACTCACAGGCCGTGCATAGGGTGTTCTACACCGCCAGTGGACCTGGCGTCGATGAGCCTCCATTGGAGGTGTTCAGCCTGAACAAAACCGGGATGTTGTTTGTGCACAAAAAAGTTGATCGCGAAAAGTACCCAAAGTTCACA TTAACAGTCAGAGTTTTCGACATAAGGACCGGGCTGGAGACGGACATTCCTCTGCCCATCACGATAGAGGTGGATGATATGAACGACAACGCTCCGACATTCAAAGACCCGCTGCAATATATTGTGCTCGAGCAGAGCGCTGCAG GCACAGTGGTGGGGAAGGTGAACGCCACAGATCGAGACCAACCTGGATCCCTCCACGTCAAGCTGAGGTATTCTCTCAAGACAGGAATGGACCTGTTTGCCATAAACCCGGCAACAGGTGTCATCACCACGGTAACCAACACCCTGGACAGAGAG GTAAAAGACAAGCACATGGTGATCGTAGAAATCAGAGATATGGAGGGCGCCGTAAACGGTCTGTTCAACACGGGCACCGCAACCATTACTGTGGGCGATATCAACGACAACGCACCGACTTTCAGCAAACAATCT TATGCAGCCAATGTCAAAGAAAACGAAAATGGAGAACTCATCCTTCGAATTCCAGTTGACGATAAGGATTTAAAACCCACGCCCAACTGGATTTCCAAATTTGTCATCacgaaaggaaatgaaaatggaCTTTTCCGAATCGAAACTGACCCGAAAACCAACGAGGGGCTCCTGTATGTCGCGAAG CCCTTAGATTACGAGCAGAACCCGAACGTCAATCTTGAGATCACGGCACAGAACGCAGCCGACCTGACCGGCACCTCGGCCAACTGGCTGACCGTCCCCGTGGCGATCGCTGTCCAAAATGTAGACGAGGGTCCAGCATTCTCCGCCCCCACCGTGCGCTTCGGCGTCAAAGAGAACACACCGAACGGCACGCTGATCGGGAGTTACATCGCTCTGGATCCCGAGACCAAGAGCAGCAGCGGCATCAA GTATTACAAGATCTTAGACCCAGGCTCCTGGATCAATGTGGACAAAAACAACGGGGAGCTGAGGGTGGCAAACACGATCGACAGAGAGTCCCCGCTCGTCCACGATGGACTTTACAACATCACCATGAGGGCTGTTGATGCTA GCTCCAAGACGGGAACAGGGACAGTCATCATCGTAGTGGAGGATGTCAACGACAACCTGCCGATGATCCCCACCAGCGAGTTGGTGGTGTGCGAGAAGGAAGGAGAGCTCGGCTCGGTTGTGGTCGTGGCCGAGGACAACGACCAGACTCCCTTCGCTTCCCCCTTCAGCTTCAGTTTGCCAAGTGATCCTGACGGCAGATGGTCGGTGACCAGTTTAAATG GTACAGCAGCTACGTTGCAGCAGATGAAAGAGCTTCCTACTGGAAAACACATGGTCGACCTGGACGTGAAAGATCTGCAGGGCTTCGGTAAAACACAGACGGCGACAGTGAGGATCTGCAGCTGCAGGAACGGAGCCTGCCTCGTCAACCCCAACTCTAAGTCATTGGGGCCAATGGCTTTACTGGCTATGTTGTTGCCGCTGTTCCTCCTCCTATTGCTCG GCCTTCTGCTCGCATTGTTCTGCTCAACAAAGAAAGAGCATCATGAATTTGTAGATGTCGGAGACAGTGGTGGAATCCTCCTCAAATCAAACATCGAGTCCCCGGGGGAAGAAGTG GATTCAAGTCTCATCACTGTTCCCACTACAAGGGCTGAATCCGTAGTGAAAGGCTCCGTTAAGGGTTTTGCTGCTGCGAACCCGGGATGGGTGACAAGCAACGGCTCGGGCACTATGGGAACCAAAAGCATCCACGAGAACGGGATGTATAACGACGTTGCCACATCCGATATGGACCACTTGTACTCTGGCCAGTTCAACCAATATGGCGCTCAGTCGTTCGGAGGAAACTACATGGGCACCGCTGACAACAGGCAACTCAACCAGGACACGACCCTTCTTCACAACTGGCAAACAAACGGCCGCTACCTACACCAG AAGCTGGGCTACTTCGGAACCGAGGAGGACGGGCGCTTCGCGGACGACGTGTCCCACGCCTACGGGTACGAGGGGGTGGGCTCGGCGGCCGGCTCCGTGGGATGCTGCAGCGACATTGGCGACGACGACCACCTCGACTTCCTGAACGCGCTCGGGCCCAAGTTCAAAACCCTCGGCGAGGTCTGCAGAAAGACATGA